The following proteins come from a genomic window of Actinacidiphila yeochonensis CN732:
- the malQ gene encoding 4-alpha-glucanotransferase, producing MDRDLVRLAGLYGVDVAYRPTADSEVPVPRDTVVAVLASLGVDASTGRAVQDALAAHRLREAGRLLPPCTVLRAGRGSLDPLRAGLPPGSALTVEDAPGWLPAAGLPAPGRYVLRADAPDGRTARGHLVVAPEQLPGPPGRTFGFMAQLYSVLSARSWGMGDLGDLTDLAAWSGRTLGAGFVQTNPLHAAVPGTPTDPSPYRPSSRRFPDPVYLRVESVPEFAHLAGPAREEAAELVRRAAELRRGVLSGAALIDRDAVWPLKNRALELVRQVPMGPGRRAEYADFLAAQGTALEDHATWCALAEVHGPDWHAWPAGLRDPRSDEVARERGRLRERVDHHSWLTWLTDGQLGAAQRAAREAGMPVGVVHDLAVGVHPAGSDAWSMQDVLAAGMSVGAPPDAFNSRGQDWGLPPWRPDALAAAGYTPYRDLIARMLRHAGGLRIDHVMGLFRLWWVPEGRPPTEGTYVRYDAEAMLGLLSLEAYRAGAVVVGEDLGTVEPGVREELADRGLLGTSVLWFERHWEGPAADRAPLPPEEWREWCVATATTHDLPSTAARLTGEHVGLRHRLGLLARPLAEEEAEDAAEVAEWIALLERMGLLPEGSAGEEAAVTAVHRFLARTPARMVGVWLPDGVGDRRPQNLPGTSDEYPNWRLPVAGPDGTPLTLEELADSARLRALAEDVRRALAANGRTAPPESALPAPAAPADVTGAGTGAGTGAGTGAGTGAGTGDTAAGAAGDGQDGTDGDDGRAGRPRAGSGAAG from the coding sequence ATGGACCGTGACCTGGTGCGGCTCGCCGGCTTGTACGGCGTGGACGTGGCGTACAGGCCGACCGCGGACTCGGAGGTGCCCGTCCCGCGGGACACGGTCGTCGCCGTGCTGGCGTCGCTCGGGGTGGACGCGAGCACGGGGCGCGCCGTCCAGGACGCCCTGGCGGCACACCGGCTGCGTGAGGCGGGCCGGCTGCTGCCGCCGTGCACGGTGCTGCGGGCCGGCCGCGGCAGCCTCGACCCGCTCCGGGCCGGGCTGCCGCCGGGCAGCGCGCTCACCGTCGAAGACGCGCCCGGCTGGCTGCCCGCGGCGGGGCTGCCGGCGCCGGGCCGCTACGTGCTGCGGGCCGACGCACCCGACGGCCGCACCGCCCGCGGCCACCTCGTGGTGGCCCCCGAGCAGCTGCCCGGACCGCCCGGTCGCACGTTCGGCTTCATGGCGCAGCTGTACTCGGTGCTGTCCGCCCGGTCCTGGGGCATGGGCGACCTCGGCGACCTCACGGACCTGGCCGCGTGGTCCGGCCGGACACTGGGGGCCGGGTTCGTGCAGACGAACCCGCTGCACGCGGCGGTGCCCGGCACGCCGACCGACCCGTCGCCGTACCGGCCGTCCTCACGGCGCTTCCCCGACCCGGTCTACCTGCGGGTGGAGTCGGTGCCGGAGTTCGCCCACCTGGCCGGCCCAGCCCGCGAGGAGGCGGCCGAGCTGGTGCGGCGGGCGGCGGAGCTGCGGCGCGGGGTGCTGTCCGGGGCGGCGCTGATCGACCGGGACGCGGTGTGGCCGCTGAAGAACCGGGCGCTGGAACTGGTCCGCCAGGTGCCGATGGGCCCGGGCCGGCGCGCCGAGTACGCGGACTTCCTGGCCGCCCAGGGGACCGCACTGGAGGACCACGCCACCTGGTGCGCGCTGGCCGAGGTGCACGGCCCCGACTGGCACGCCTGGCCGGCCGGGCTGCGCGATCCCCGCTCGGACGAGGTCGCCCGCGAGCGCGGCCGGCTGCGCGAGCGGGTGGACCACCACTCCTGGCTGACCTGGCTCACCGACGGCCAGCTCGGCGCGGCGCAGCGGGCGGCACGGGAGGCGGGCATGCCCGTGGGCGTGGTGCACGACCTGGCCGTGGGGGTGCACCCGGCGGGCTCGGACGCCTGGTCCATGCAGGACGTGCTGGCCGCGGGGATGTCGGTGGGCGCGCCCCCGGACGCGTTCAACTCCCGTGGCCAGGACTGGGGGCTGCCGCCCTGGCGCCCGGACGCGCTGGCCGCCGCCGGCTACACCCCCTACCGCGACCTGATCGCCCGGATGCTGCGGCACGCCGGCGGCCTGCGGATCGACCACGTGATGGGGCTCTTCCGGCTCTGGTGGGTGCCCGAGGGACGGCCGCCGACGGAGGGCACGTACGTCAGGTACGACGCCGAGGCCATGCTCGGACTGCTGTCGCTGGAGGCGTACCGGGCCGGGGCCGTGGTGGTAGGCGAGGACCTGGGCACCGTGGAGCCGGGGGTGCGCGAGGAACTGGCCGACCGGGGCCTGCTGGGCACCTCCGTGCTGTGGTTCGAGCGCCACTGGGAGGGGCCGGCCGCCGACCGGGCGCCACTGCCGCCGGAGGAGTGGCGGGAGTGGTGCGTGGCCACGGCGACCACGCACGACCTGCCCAGCACGGCCGCCCGGCTGACCGGGGAGCACGTCGGGCTGCGGCACCGGCTCGGGCTCCTGGCGCGCCCGCTGGCGGAGGAGGAGGCCGAGGACGCCGCCGAGGTCGCCGAGTGGATCGCGCTGCTGGAGCGGATGGGGCTACTGCCGGAGGGCTCGGCCGGCGAGGAGGCGGCCGTCACGGCGGTGCACCGGTTCCTGGCCCGCACCCCGGCCCGGATGGTGGGGGTGTGGCTGCCCGACGGGGTCGGCGACCGCCGCCCGCAGAACCTGCCGGGCACCAGCGACGAGTACCCCAACTGGCGGCTCCCGGTGGCCGGCCCGGACGGCACGCCGCTGACCCTGGAGGAGCTGGCGGACTCCGCGCGGCTGCGCGCCCTGGCCGAGGACGTCCGGCGGGCACTGGCCGCGAACGGGCGTACGGCACCCCCGGAGAGCGCCCTCCCGGCACCGGCCGCGCCGGCCGACGTGACCGGTGCCGGGACGGGTGCCGGGACCGGTGCCGGGACGGGTGCCGGGACCGGCGCCGGGACGGGGGACACGGCCGCCGGCGCGGCCGGCGACGGGCAGGACGGCACCGACGGGGACGACGGGCGGGCCGGGCGACCACGGGCCGGGAGCGGGGCGGCCGGGTGA
- a CDS encoding MarR family winged helix-turn-helix transcriptional regulator has translation MRDDAVDAITAQWDRERPELDTLPMALFGRVYRLSRLMGDRTEKEYRRFGIGRGEFDVLAALRRSGAPYTLSPRQLSATLMLTTGGMTGRLDKLESAGLLARSPDPDDRRGLRVSLTERGLELVDAAVGAGLELQRAAVDGLAPGQAEQLADLLRLLLAATEDPGGTAGSAGAPEVRGASARP, from the coding sequence ATGCGAGACGACGCCGTGGACGCCATCACCGCCCAGTGGGACAGGGAGCGCCCGGAACTCGACACGCTGCCGATGGCGCTGTTCGGGCGGGTCTACCGGCTGTCGCGGCTGATGGGCGACCGCACGGAGAAGGAGTACCGCCGCTTCGGCATCGGCCGCGGCGAGTTCGACGTGCTGGCCGCGCTGCGCCGTTCGGGTGCTCCGTACACGCTCTCGCCGCGGCAGCTGTCGGCGACGCTGATGCTCACCACTGGCGGGATGACCGGGCGGCTGGACAAGCTGGAGAGTGCCGGGCTGCTCGCCCGCTCACCCGACCCGGACGACCGGCGCGGCCTGCGGGTCTCCCTCACCGAGCGCGGGCTGGAGCTGGTGGACGCCGCGGTGGGCGCGGGTCTGGAGCTCCAGCGGGCGGCCGTGGACGGACTCGCCCCCGGACAGGCCGAGCAACTCGCCGACCTGCTGCGGCTGCTGCTGGCGGCCACCGAGGACCCGGGGGGCACGGCGGGCTCGGCGGGGGCCCCGGAGGTGCGAGGCGCATCGGCCCGGCCGTAG
- a CDS encoding MFS transporter, translated as MLTAMGIDALGSGMYVPFSLVFFHHVTGLSFTVVGAVLTGVGLAGMAALPLAGAAVDRYGARRTQLLLYGVRGTGFALYPFATALPAFTAVALGTAFGDRAFPAVQQAWIGEVAAGGDRDRLQASSRALRNGGLGAGALLASLVVSLAGDRGFTLVAWLNAASFGLAALLMRRVHPAGATGGRLVAGARGPGGSGSAESDGSVGSDGSEGSEGSEGPGGSEGSDGSERSRGSDGSGRTSGGRSERGGPGRARAGYRLVLADRPFLGLTGANFLTALGYSALGVLFPLFIGGRLGEPQALTGAAFTVNTVLCAVGGVAVAGFVRRRRARRTRAAALGAVLFGAAFAGLAVLGAVGQRLGWAAPVALFALVALYTVAELVHNPAAGSLAVAASPEPLRGRYLAAYQLSWSLAATLAPSLFTALNAANASLPWAVLTGTALAAAAALLRLEHRLPAEAVRLAPPATSAAPAPLPVPSPAPSPAPSPAEDIPAAGAASAG; from the coding sequence ATGCTCACCGCGATGGGGATCGACGCGCTGGGCTCGGGCATGTACGTCCCCTTCAGCCTGGTCTTCTTCCACCACGTGACCGGACTGTCGTTCACCGTGGTGGGCGCCGTGCTCACCGGCGTCGGGCTGGCCGGGATGGCCGCGCTGCCGCTGGCCGGCGCGGCCGTCGACCGCTACGGCGCGCGCCGGACGCAACTGCTGCTGTACGGGGTGCGCGGCACGGGCTTCGCGCTGTACCCGTTCGCCACCGCGCTGCCCGCGTTCACGGCCGTCGCCCTGGGCACCGCCTTCGGCGACCGGGCCTTCCCCGCGGTCCAGCAGGCGTGGATCGGGGAGGTCGCGGCCGGGGGCGACCGCGACCGGCTCCAGGCGTCGTCCCGGGCCCTGCGCAACGGCGGGCTGGGCGCGGGCGCGCTGCTCGCGTCCCTGGTGGTCTCGCTCGCCGGGGACCGCGGCTTCACGCTGGTGGCGTGGCTGAACGCGGCGAGCTTCGGGCTGGCCGCGCTGCTGATGCGCCGCGTCCACCCTGCCGGGGCGACGGGCGGGAGGCTGGTCGCGGGCGCTCGCGGTCCCGGCGGCTCCGGTTCCGCGGAGTCCGACGGCTCGGTGGGATCCGACGGCTCGGAGGGGTCTGAAGGCTCGGAGGGGCCTGGAGGTTCTGAGGGCTCCGACGGGTCCGAGCGGTCCAGGGGGTCCGACGGCTCCGGCAGGACGTCGGGTGGTCGGTCCGAGCGGGGCGGACCGGGTCGGGCGCGGGCCGGTTACCGGCTGGTGCTCGCGGACCGGCCCTTCCTGGGGCTGACCGGTGCCAACTTCCTGACCGCGCTCGGCTATTCGGCCCTGGGCGTGCTCTTCCCGCTCTTCATCGGCGGCCGGCTGGGCGAGCCGCAGGCGCTGACCGGGGCCGCCTTCACCGTGAACACGGTGCTGTGCGCGGTCGGCGGCGTGGCCGTGGCCGGGTTCGTACGGCGGCGCCGGGCCCGGCGTACCCGGGCCGCGGCCCTGGGCGCGGTGCTGTTCGGCGCCGCCTTCGCGGGACTGGCCGTCCTCGGCGCTGTGGGTCAACGGCTCGGCTGGGCCGCGCCCGTGGCGCTCTTCGCTCTCGTCGCGCTCTACACGGTGGCCGAACTCGTCCACAATCCCGCGGCCGGTTCCCTGGCCGTCGCCGCCTCCCCCGAACCGCTGCGCGGCCGCTACCTGGCGGCGTACCAGCTGTCCTGGTCGCTGGCCGCCACGTTGGCGCCCTCCCTGTTCACCGCGCTGAACGCCGCGAACGCGAGCCTGCCGTGGGCCGTCCTCACCGGCACCGCGCTCGCCGCCGCCGCGGCGCTGCTCCGCCTGGAGCACCGCCTGCCGGCCGAGGCGGTGCGGCTGGCGCCGCCGGCCACGTCCGCCGCCCCGGCCCCGCTCCCGGTCCCGTCACCCGCCCCGTCACCTGCACCGTCACCTGCCGAGGACATCCCCGCGGCCGGCGCCGCGTCGGCCGGCTGA
- a CDS encoding EamA family transporter, whose protein sequence is MNRIATTALTALAPLAWGSTYAVTTQWLPPDRPLFAALARALPAGLLLAAMTRVRPHGSWWGRAAVLGALNIGVFFPLLFLAAYRLPGGVAAVCGAAGPLFAVALSAGLLRETPTRRSVGAALTGALGVAMVVLRPGAGADAVGLLAGLGGAVSMAAGTVLTKRWGRPEGVGPLAFTGWQLTAGGLLIAPVALLTEGLPPALDGRGTVGYAYLAVANTAVAYALWFRGIGRLPAASVSLLTLLSTVSAAAIGWIALGQALGPVQVAGVLVALGGTVLGQRGGSGRGSGTGGPVGRRAGTHARPGQRSAARDAGRLTRAGGCPSPASGRSAPHRAASASAGSPPPAAPR, encoded by the coding sequence ATGAACCGGATCGCGACCACCGCTCTCACCGCTCTCGCCCCCCTGGCGTGGGGCTCCACCTACGCCGTCACCACGCAGTGGCTGCCCCCCGACCGGCCGCTCTTCGCCGCGCTGGCGCGGGCGCTGCCGGCCGGGCTGCTGCTGGCCGCGATGACCCGGGTGAGACCGCACGGCTCCTGGTGGGGGAGGGCGGCGGTGCTGGGCGCGTTGAACATCGGCGTGTTCTTCCCGCTGCTGTTCCTTGCCGCCTACCGGTTGCCGGGCGGGGTGGCGGCGGTCTGCGGTGCGGCGGGGCCGCTCTTCGCAGTGGCCCTGTCCGCCGGGCTGCTGCGGGAGACGCCGACCCGCCGGTCGGTGGGCGCGGCGCTCACCGGCGCGCTCGGGGTGGCGATGGTGGTGCTGCGGCCGGGCGCCGGGGCCGACGCCGTCGGCCTGCTCGCCGGGCTCGGCGGAGCGGTCTCGATGGCGGCCGGGACGGTGCTCACCAAGCGGTGGGGGCGGCCCGAGGGGGTGGGGCCGCTGGCGTTCACCGGGTGGCAACTGACCGCGGGCGGCCTGCTGATCGCACCCGTCGCGCTGCTCACGGAAGGGCTCCCGCCCGCCCTGGACGGCCGCGGCACGGTCGGTTACGCGTACCTCGCGGTGGCCAACACCGCGGTCGCCTACGCCCTGTGGTTCCGTGGGATCGGCCGACTCCCGGCCGCCTCGGTGAGCCTGCTGACCCTGTTGAGCACGGTGTCGGCGGCGGCCATCGGCTGGATCGCGCTCGGCCAGGCACTGGGCCCGGTCCAGGTGGCCGGCGTGCTGGTCGCGCTCGGCGGCACCGTGCTCGGCCAGCGCGGCGGGTCCGGCCGGGGCAGCGGTACGGGAGGACCGGTGGGACGCCGGGCGGGGACGCACGCGCGTCCCGGGCAGCGGTCCGCCGCCCGGGACGCGGGGCGGCTCACACGTGCGGGCGGTTGCCCTTCTCCTGCTTCGGGAAGGTCTGCGCCGCACCGGGCAGCGTCGGCTTCGGCAGGGTCGCCACCTCCTGCTGCGCCTCGGTGA
- a CDS encoding alkaline phosphatase family protein, with product MAELTRRRLLGSTAGALGGAAALSLLPPSVQKAVAAGPPRQGSLRDIEHVVLLMQENRSFDHYFGTLSGVRGFDDPRAHRLPDGRSVFYQPDAANPDGYLLPFHLDTKSTSAQAIPSTSHAWAVQHQAWNGGAMDQWLPAHRAADGANGPYVMGYYTRDDIPFQFALAETFTICDNYFCSMMGPTWPNRLYWMTGTVDPSGTKGGPITSNAAPSPYRWTTYAERLQAAGVDWKVYQETDNYGTNMLSEFQQFQDAKPGDPLYDRAMVAQPAGTFEDDARNDRLPAVSWILPTSYQSEHPDYLPAAGADFVASKIEAVAANPKVWAKTAFILNYDENDGLFDHVVPPTPKAGTADEFIDGEPIGAGFRVPAIIVSPWTVGGWVTGEAFDHTSVLQFLEHFTGVEEPNISQWRRRTFGDLLSAFRFSDARGTAPKLPRNTAEQLTEAQQEVATLPKPTLPGAAQTFPKQEKGNRPHV from the coding sequence ATGGCCGAGCTGACGCGACGCAGACTCCTGGGTTCCACCGCGGGGGCACTCGGAGGCGCGGCGGCGCTGTCCCTCCTCCCGCCCAGCGTGCAGAAGGCGGTGGCGGCGGGCCCGCCGCGGCAGGGATCGCTGCGGGACATCGAGCACGTCGTCCTCCTGATGCAGGAGAACCGCTCGTTCGACCACTACTTCGGCACCCTCTCCGGTGTGCGCGGCTTCGACGACCCGCGGGCCCACCGCCTCCCGGACGGCAGGTCGGTCTTCTACCAGCCCGACGCGGCCAACCCCGACGGCTACCTGCTCCCGTTCCACCTGGACACCAAGAGCACCAGCGCCCAGGCCATCCCCTCCACCAGCCACGCGTGGGCGGTCCAGCACCAGGCGTGGAACGGCGGCGCCATGGACCAGTGGCTGCCGGCCCACCGTGCCGCCGACGGCGCCAACGGCCCCTATGTGATGGGCTACTACACGCGCGACGACATCCCGTTCCAGTTCGCGCTGGCCGAGACGTTCACCATCTGCGACAACTACTTCTGCTCGATGATGGGCCCGACCTGGCCCAACCGGCTGTACTGGATGACCGGCACGGTGGACCCGTCCGGCACCAAGGGCGGTCCGATCACCTCGAACGCCGCGCCCAGCCCGTACCGCTGGACCACCTACGCCGAGCGCCTCCAGGCGGCGGGTGTGGACTGGAAGGTCTACCAGGAGACCGACAACTACGGCACCAACATGCTGTCGGAGTTCCAGCAGTTCCAGGACGCCAAACCGGGTGACCCGCTGTACGACCGGGCCATGGTCGCGCAGCCGGCCGGCACCTTCGAGGACGACGCGCGCAACGACCGGCTGCCCGCCGTCTCCTGGATCCTGCCGACCAGCTACCAGTCCGAGCACCCGGACTACCTGCCCGCCGCGGGCGCGGACTTCGTGGCCTCCAAGATCGAGGCCGTCGCCGCCAACCCCAAGGTGTGGGCGAAGACCGCCTTCATCCTCAACTACGACGAGAACGACGGCCTGTTCGACCACGTCGTGCCGCCCACCCCGAAGGCGGGCACGGCGGACGAGTTCATCGACGGCGAGCCGATCGGCGCGGGTTTCCGCGTCCCCGCGATCATCGTCTCGCCGTGGACGGTCGGCGGCTGGGTGACCGGCGAGGCGTTCGACCACACGTCGGTGCTCCAGTTCCTGGAGCACTTCACCGGCGTCGAGGAGCCGAACATCAGCCAGTGGCGGCGCCGCACCTTCGGCGACCTGCTGTCGGCGTTCCGGTTCTCCGACGCCCGCGGCACCGCGCCGAAGCTGCCCCGGAACACCGCCGAGCAGCTCACCGAGGCGCAGCAGGAGGTGGCGACCCTGCCGAAGCCGACGCTGCCCGGTGCGGCGCAGACCTTCCCGAAGCAGGAGAAGGGCAACCGCCCGCACGTGTGA
- the pepN gene encoding aminopeptidase N: MAGTNLTRAEAQERARLLAVERYDIELDLSGAKEGGTFRSVTTVRFEAREAGSTFIDLVAPAVKEAVLDGTALDPAAVFSDSRIALDGLAAGRHELRVVAECAYTNSGEGLHRFVDPVDGEAYLYTQFEVPDARRVFASFEQPDLKAEFAFTVKAPEGWTVVSNSPTPEPSGDVWAFEPTPRISTYITALIAGPYTSVHSTWEGADGHVVPLGVYCRPSLAEFLDADAVFEVTRQGFDWFGEKFGHPYPFAKYDQLFVPEFNAGAMENAGAVTIRDQYVFRSKVTDSSYELRAETILHELAHMWFGDLVTMEWWNDLWLNESFATYTSIACQAHAPGSRWPHAWTTFANTMKTWAYRQDQLPSTHPIMAEINDLDDVLVNFDGITYAKGASVLKQLVAYVGMDAFFTGVQAYFQRHAWGNTRLTDLLTALEETSGRDLKTWSKAWLETAGINVLRPEIEVDEDGVVTAFAVRQEAPELPAGAKGVPVLRPHRIAVGAYELRDGRLERTRRIELDVDGALTEVPDLVGAARPDVVLLNDDDLSYAKVRLDARSLAAVRDHVGDFAESLPRALVWAAAWDMTRDGELATRDYLELVLHGIGKESDIGVVQSLHRQTKLALDLYADPAWREAGLARWTEAALAHLEAAAPGSDHQLAWARAFAVTARTPEQLDVLQGLLDGSRSYEGLAVDTDLRWALLTRLALTGRVGEDAIAAELVRDATSAGEQHAAAARAARPGAESKAAVWAAVVEDDKLPNAVQESVISGFAQADQRADLAPYTERYFAAVKQVWETRSHEMAQQVVIGLYPTFQVEQATLDATDAWLETAQPAPALRRLVVENRAGVERALRAQAADAAAAARG, from the coding sequence GTGGCGGGTACGAACCTCACGCGTGCGGAGGCGCAGGAGCGCGCGCGCCTGCTCGCGGTCGAGCGGTACGACATCGAGCTCGATCTGAGCGGTGCGAAGGAGGGCGGCACGTTCCGTTCGGTCACCACCGTGCGTTTCGAGGCGCGCGAGGCCGGCTCGACCTTCATCGACCTGGTCGCCCCCGCCGTCAAGGAGGCGGTGCTGGACGGCACCGCCCTCGACCCGGCCGCCGTCTTCTCCGACTCCCGCATCGCCCTGGACGGGCTGGCCGCGGGCAGGCACGAGCTGCGCGTCGTCGCGGAGTGCGCCTACACCAACTCCGGTGAGGGCCTGCACCGCTTCGTCGACCCGGTGGACGGCGAGGCGTACCTCTACACGCAGTTCGAGGTGCCGGACGCCCGCCGCGTCTTCGCCAGCTTCGAGCAGCCCGACCTGAAGGCGGAGTTCGCCTTCACCGTCAAGGCCCCCGAGGGCTGGACGGTGGTGTCGAACTCGCCGACCCCCGAGCCGTCCGGCGACGTGTGGGCCTTCGAGCCGACCCCGCGCATCTCCACGTACATCACCGCCCTCATCGCCGGCCCCTACACCTCCGTGCACAGCACGTGGGAGGGCGCGGACGGCCACGTCGTCCCCCTCGGCGTCTACTGCCGCCCCTCGCTGGCGGAGTTCCTGGACGCCGACGCGGTCTTCGAGGTCACCCGCCAGGGCTTCGACTGGTTCGGCGAGAAGTTCGGGCACCCCTACCCGTTCGCTAAGTACGACCAGCTCTTCGTACCGGAGTTCAACGCCGGCGCGATGGAGAACGCGGGCGCGGTCACCATCCGCGACCAGTACGTCTTCCGCTCCAAGGTCACCGACTCCTCCTACGAGCTGCGGGCCGAGACGATCCTCCACGAGCTGGCCCACATGTGGTTCGGCGACCTGGTCACCATGGAGTGGTGGAACGACCTGTGGCTGAACGAGTCGTTCGCCACCTACACCTCCATCGCGTGCCAGGCGCACGCCCCCGGCTCACGCTGGCCGCACGCCTGGACCACGTTCGCGAACACCATGAAGACGTGGGCCTACCGGCAGGACCAGCTGCCGTCCACCCACCCGATCATGGCGGAGATCAACGACCTGGACGACGTCCTGGTCAACTTCGACGGCATCACCTACGCCAAGGGCGCCTCCGTCCTGAAGCAACTGGTCGCCTACGTCGGCATGGACGCCTTCTTCACGGGCGTGCAGGCGTACTTCCAGCGCCACGCGTGGGGCAACACCCGCCTCACCGACCTGCTGACGGCGCTGGAGGAGACCTCGGGCCGGGACCTCAAGACCTGGTCCAAGGCGTGGCTGGAGACGGCCGGCATCAACGTCCTGCGCCCGGAGATCGAGGTCGACGAGGACGGCGTGGTCACCGCCTTCGCCGTCCGCCAGGAGGCCCCCGAGCTGCCGGCCGGCGCCAAGGGCGTGCCCGTGCTGCGGCCGCACCGCATCGCGGTGGGCGCCTACGAGCTGCGCGACGGGCGCCTGGAGCGCACCCGCCGGATCGAGCTGGACGTGGACGGCGCCCTCACCGAGGTGCCCGACCTGGTCGGCGCCGCCCGCCCGGACGTCGTGCTGCTCAACGACGACGACCTGTCGTACGCCAAGGTCCGGCTGGACGCCCGCTCGCTGGCCGCGGTCCGCGACCACGTCGGGGACTTCGCCGAGTCGCTGCCGCGCGCCCTGGTGTGGGCCGCCGCCTGGGACATGACCCGCGACGGCGAGCTGGCCACCCGCGACTACCTGGAGCTGGTGCTGCACGGCATCGGCAAGGAGAGCGACATCGGCGTGGTGCAGTCGCTGCACCGCCAGACCAAGCTCGCGCTGGACCTGTACGCCGACCCGGCGTGGCGCGAGGCGGGCCTGGCCCGCTGGACCGAGGCCGCCCTGGCCCATCTGGAGGCCGCCGCCCCGGGCAGCGACCACCAGCTGGCCTGGGCCCGCGCCTTCGCCGTCACCGCCCGCACCCCCGAGCAGCTGGACGTGCTCCAGGGCCTGCTCGACGGCAGCCGCTCCTACGAGGGCCTGGCCGTGGACACCGACCTGCGGTGGGCGCTGCTCACCCGGCTCGCCTTGACCGGCCGGGTCGGCGAGGACGCGATCGCGGCCGAGCTGGTCCGCGACGCCACCTCGGCGGGCGAGCAGCACGCCGCGGCGGCCCGCGCGGCCCGTCCCGGCGCGGAGAGCAAGGCCGCGGTGTGGGCCGCGGTGGTCGAGGACGACAAGCTGCCCAACGCGGTCCAGGAGTCGGTGATCTCCGGGTTCGCCCAGGCCGACCAGCGTGCCGACCTGGCCCCCTACACCGAGCGGTACTTCGCCGCGGTGAAGCAGGTCTGGGAGACCCGCAGCCACGAGATGGCCCAGCAGGTCGTGATCGGCCTGTACCCGACGTTCCAGGTCGAGCAGGCCACGCTGGACGCCACCGACGCGTGGCTGGAGACGGCGCAGCCGGCTCCGGCGCTGCGCCGCCTGGTCGTCGAGAACCGCGCGGGCGTGGAGCGCGCGTTGCGCGCCCAGGCCGCGGACGCGGCAGCGGCCGCGCGCGGCTGA
- a CDS encoding TetR/AcrR family transcriptional regulator → MAGKKQFDMDTALDAAMTQFWRAGYADTSVDDLSRATGLNRSSIYSSLGDKDTLFLRCLDRYTARYGDRYDAALSCAASEPLAAVRAFFDVTLGRIADPELPDGCLIAQSAMAIPVLSPTVAAHAKEALGFQRLRLRAALKAGGLTDQDADAFAEHAAAVNQSLALMSRAGAGPAQLLAIVGVTVDALSQALRAARGA, encoded by the coding sequence GTGGCAGGCAAGAAGCAGTTCGACATGGACACGGCACTCGACGCCGCGATGACCCAGTTCTGGCGCGCCGGCTACGCCGACACCTCGGTCGACGACCTGTCACGGGCGACCGGCCTGAACCGCAGCTCCATCTACTCCTCGCTCGGCGACAAGGACACGCTCTTCCTGCGCTGCCTGGACCGCTACACCGCGCGCTACGGCGACAGGTACGACGCCGCCCTGTCCTGTGCGGCCTCGGAGCCCCTTGCCGCCGTCCGCGCGTTCTTCGATGTCACCCTCGGGCGCATCGCCGATCCCGAACTGCCCGACGGATGCCTGATCGCCCAGTCGGCCATGGCGATTCCGGTGCTGAGCCCGACCGTCGCGGCGCACGCCAAGGAGGCGCTCGGCTTCCAGCGTCTGCGCCTGCGCGCCGCGTTGAAGGCCGGTGGACTGACCGACCAGGACGCCGACGCCTTCGCTGAACACGCTGCGGCCGTGAACCAGTCCCTCGCCCTCATGAGCAGAGCCGGGGCGGGCCCGGCACAACTCCTGGCCATCGTGGGCGTGACCGTTGACGCGCTCTCGCAAGCCTTGCGCGCGGCCAGGGGCGCTTAG
- a CDS encoding alpha/beta fold hydrolase → MTDPATTAQHVSEAHPVRDLPLHDLDGFTHRWVDADGIRLHAVEGGQPAGPAVVLLAGFPQTWRAWRKVMPGLADRFRVIAVELPGQGHSERPELSYDTHTVAAHVHAAVKALGVSTYWLAAHDIGAWVAFSLALNHEDQLRGVALLDAGIPGITLPESIPTDPARAWKTWHFAFHLVPDLPETLLAGREREYVSWFLKAKALSPDTFDGADLDHYAAALAADGGLHASLAYYRDAAESARRNHQALSRKHLTLPVLGISSSHGSIPDMAASIRPWADNTTGVVVPDAGHFIPDEQPEAVAAAIAGFIADHH, encoded by the coding sequence GTGACTGACCCCGCGACCACCGCTCAGCATGTCTCCGAAGCCCATCCCGTCCGCGACCTGCCCCTGCACGACCTGGACGGGTTCACCCACCGCTGGGTCGACGCGGACGGCATCCGCCTGCATGCCGTCGAAGGCGGCCAGCCGGCCGGTCCGGCCGTCGTCCTGCTCGCCGGCTTCCCGCAGACCTGGCGGGCCTGGCGGAAGGTCATGCCCGGTCTCGCCGACCGGTTCCGCGTCATCGCGGTCGAGCTGCCGGGCCAGGGCCACTCCGAGCGTCCGGAGCTCAGCTACGACACCCACACGGTCGCCGCGCACGTCCACGCCGCCGTCAAGGCGCTCGGAGTGTCGACCTACTGGCTGGCCGCCCACGACATCGGCGCCTGGGTCGCCTTCTCCCTCGCCCTCAACCACGAGGACCAGCTGCGCGGGGTCGCCCTGCTCGACGCCGGAATCCCCGGCATCACCCTCCCGGAGTCGATTCCCACCGACCCGGCCCGGGCGTGGAAGACCTGGCACTTCGCGTTCCACCTCGTGCCCGACCTGCCCGAGACCCTGCTCGCGGGCCGCGAACGGGAATACGTCAGCTGGTTCCTGAAGGCGAAGGCCCTCTCCCCCGACACGTTCGACGGCGCCGACCTCGACCACTACGCGGCGGCCCTCGCGGCCGACGGCGGCCTCCACGCCTCGCTCGCCTACTACCGGGACGCCGCCGAGTCGGCGCGCAGGAACCACCAGGCGCTCAGCCGGAAGCACCTGACCTTGCCCGTCCTCGGAATCTCCAGCAGCCACGGCTCCATCCCGGACATGGCTGCCTCCATCCGCCCCTGGGCCGACAACACCACCGGAGTCGTCGTGCCCGACGCCGGGCACTTCATCCCCGACGAGCAGCCCGAAGCCGTCGCCGCCGCCATAGCCGGCTTCATCGCCGACCACCACTGA